Genomic DNA from Mauremys mutica isolate MM-2020 ecotype Southern chromosome 13, ASM2049712v1, whole genome shotgun sequence:
CAGGGCTCTGTCACAGTATTTCTCTGCAAGGCGTAACAAAGGAAAGCTGGTGACACACTGCTCAGTAACACCATGACCTGACGTAGGCACGGCCGGTGCACAGAGTTATGTGTCTGTGCCGCACAGATGGTCCTCACACGTGTTTCGAGGACAGACTTGATCTACGAGTTCGTCCTGACACAGGAATGTGGCTTTACCATTCTGCCTGAGGCCAGAGACTTGGGAGTCACATGCGTCTGAGTCAACAGAAAAAGCCAGCTGAGAGCCGGGTGAGGGAGCTAGGAGTGTGTCGGCTGATTGGAGAACAGTCAGCGGGCAGAGACCTTTACCTAGGAGTGCCTGTCTAAGAGCAACTGGACTATAAGGCAAAGGGGAGACATCTCCTTTGTACCCATCACTCCAAGGGGCTGGCTTTGTCCATACAGTGGATCCCCTGCCAAGCGGGAGGGTGATCCTGAAAAGTTGCTTTGGGTCAGTGTGACCTGCCGGAGGAGGGGCAATCCAGAGTGCTGAAGACTCGTGTCCCCTTTTACCTGCCTCTGCCTGGGATGCCCGCAGGGAGCAGCCGCTTCACGTCTGTGCATTAAGCAGTCCTGAGCCAAAGTTTCAGGTTcaggagcctgcctgcagtgccACAGCCGTCCGCTGGTCCCCCCCAGCCTTGGTTAACTCTTCCCAGCCCCGATTTTCCCCAGATGTGTGTTCTGCACCGTATGGCCCTCTTCTGGGCAGCTCAGATATTGAGGATTCGTTCCCCACCACCCCCCCAGGAGGGTCAAACCAAGTCTGTTCTTTtaactggagcagggccggcacaacccattaggcaacctaggcggtcgcctagggcactgacaTTTGTGGGGTGGCAACCGCATGGTCGTCAGcagtatttcgggggcgggacctgcCGGTGCTCCTGAACTGGATTATCAACTGATTCAcattaaacacagcactggatgGGTTCAGATTAAAGATGAAGCAAGTTATTTTACAGACTCAGTGAGAGCTTTCAAGTGAGTTCGAGCATCGGGCATGAAAGTCAGGAAAGACAAGATAAATGAAGATAAAACACTTCCCTGCCTCAAAAACTTAACAAGCTGGACTTGGCTGAAGGGAAAATCCTTCCCACATGGTCCCAGCAACCTGGCGAACCAGATTCTCAGGTCAGGATCAACTCCCAAAGCCAAAAAGCTGGTCCCTTTGGCTTCTTAAGGGACTGAGAGATGATCTGGGGTGTTTTGCCCCCTTTAATAGTCCAGTCACCCTCTGAAATGCAGTTTCTGGAGGGTTACCCCTAGTAAAGGTCATTCCCACTGTGAGAACGGAGACACGGGGGCTCATGGGGACAGAGCCCCTGTTCCTTGGCAAGGACAGGCTGTTTGACAGGTGAGGGCCCATCAAGTTTGCTTACTCCTGACCAGAGTCATTGGCTTGTGCTTTGTCTTTGTGAACCTGGTTTAGCCTGCCCCCAGGCTCACCTGGCAAACACGTTGCAGTCATAACCTCAGCTCATGTTCATAACTCTGGCCATGCATTCCGCGCACACTCTCCACATACATATTACCCACCAGGCTGTCATTAAATGCTACCTCGCATGGCATCCTTGGCATGGAGACTATTACAATAAGTGCAGGGTGTGAACACAGGGACTCAGGGTCACACTGAGGTGCTTAACCGCGGGTTGTCGCTGGCTGAAAGCAGGTCGAGTCACTAGGAAGTGAGGTTATACTTGTGCTTGATCTGTGACCATTTTCTGTCTCTATTCTCTTTGCTTCGTGGCACTTGAAGCTCTGATCTTTAGTTCTAAATGTAACTGGTTTTGTTACAAATTcatctccctgcccctaactgtcACAGTATTTCTCTGCAAGGTGCAGCAAAGGAAAGCCGGTGACACACTGCTCAGTAACACCATGGCCTGACGTAGGCACAGAGGGTGCATATCAAGATATGTGCCACACAGATAGTCCTCACGCGTGTTTCGGGGACAAACTTGATCTACAAGTTCAACCTCATTACAGGAATGTGGCTTTACCGCTCTGACTAAGGCCGGAGACTTAGGAAGTTACGTGCATCTGAGTCAACAGGAAAAGCCAGCTGAGAGCCAGGTGAGGGAGGCAGGAGTGTGTCGGCTGATTGGAGAACAGTCATTGGGGCAGAGACCTTTACCTGGCCTGTCTAAGGTCAGTTGGACTATAAGGAGAAGGGGAGAGATCGCCTTTCTGGCCACCACGTCGGGACATAGCACCTGGGTCTCTCTGTAGCTTTGCACAACAGGTCTCTAGCCACGTGGGAGAGGGACATCAAGAAGTCACAGTAGGTAAGAGAGGGAGCTTCGCTGTGGGTTGTGGCTGGCTGAGGGCTGTTGAGTCACTGGGGACGGAGGTCGTAGGTGTGTTTTCTCTGTGATCATTTTAGCCTCTGGTCTCTCTGCTTCATGGCACAGAAAGCTCTTTTCTTTAGTCAGGACTGGACCCTGGTTGGTTATAAATGCAGCTCAGTGCTGTGATATTGACGGGCGGGCGGAGTACCCAGGCTGGCCTTGTCCTGGCTCTTTGGAGATGCTGGCCTGGGTGATTTCTCGATCtgtctgggctgcctgctgcaggaaGACGCTTCTGAAGAGCTGGGGAACTGAAGAGCCCCAAGGGCTACCTGCCAGGGTGCACCAGGACCAGAGGAGTGTGCCAGGCCAGCTGGCTGATGGGAGAGGCAGGGAGCAGACTCATTTTAGCAGCTGCAAATCTCTCTCGCTTTGAGGCAGGGCAGTGATGGGGTGACGTACAGCTCCAAACACCTGAAGAAACATCacagcagcacccagcacaacagggctctTGTTTCattcagggtctgtgcagcacccggcacaatgggAGCCCTGATCTCTGGTTCTGGGCAGCGTTTGGCACAacggggaccctgatctcggtcagggtctgtgcagcacctggcacaacagggacCCTTATCTCAGAtggggtctgggcagtgcccaGGAGGTTCCATGGAGGAGGCAGATCCCCACCCCACGCTGTCTCTACCcatctcccccctctctccccactgcaggttGATCCAGTGACAGACTTGGCCATGGCCCTGAAGGGAGCCCTCCCTGCACTCCTGCTGCCCCTCGTCCTGCTGGTCACTGGTCTGGCCCTGGCCCGAGGGGAGTCGCGCTATGAGAAGTTCCTGAGGCAGCATGTGGACGCCTCTGACCCCAGCCCTCCAGACACCCGGCGCTACTGCAACCTCCTGATGCGGCGCCGGGACCTGGCCACTGCCCACAAGTGCAAACACCTCAACACCTTCATCCACAGCAGTGCCGACCAGATCGAGCCCGTCTGTGGGGACGGCGGGGAGCCGGCTGGAGGAGACCTGCGCCTCAGCGAAGGCCCCTTCCCCCTCACTGTCTGTGAGCTCCAAGGAGGGTCTGATCCCCCCAACTGTGACTACAGCGGGTCCAGTAGCACCAGCAGAATCGTCATCGCCTGCGTCGATGGGGAACCAGTCCACTTTGAGACACAGGTTGAgagccaggcaggggagggggatgagcTATGATCCCTCTTGCTCCCACCAAGTCCTGCATCCAAACCCAGACCTTACCAGGATCTATCCCAAATCCTCCTTCGATCCAGCCTCCAACCCTCCTCAGATCAACCCCCGAATCCTCCTCAGATCCAACTGCCGACCCTCCTCATATCCACTCCCAAATCCTTCTCAGATCCACTCCCAAATCCTCCTCAGATCCAACCTCCGACCCTCTTTAGATCAACCCCCAAATCCTCCTTTGATCCAACCTCTGACCCTCCTCAGATCAACACCCAAATCCTCCTCAGATCCAACCTCTGACCCTCTTCAGATCAACCCCCAAATAATCCTTTGATCCAGTCTCTGACCCTCCTCAGATCAACCCCCAAATAATCCTTTGATCCAACCTCTGACCCTACTCAGCACAACCCCCAAATCATCCTCAGATCCAACCTCCGACCCTCCTCAGATCAATACCCAAACCCTCCTCAGATCCAACTTCCGAACTTCCTTAGGTGCCAGCTCTCTGGGCAGGCCTGttgctttgttctgtgtttgtgcagcgccaGGCACACCACAACTGCAATATGGATTATAAACCACACCCAAGGAGTTTTATGGACAGTCCTTGCATACTGGGGTTTGATTCCGGTTTTGTCACTAGCCCAGACCACTGGCTCAGgtaggggtgagggtttccaaaTGGGACCAGAATGCCCAGCGCCTATTAACTTCCCAGAAGAGCTGTCTCTTTCCAGTCTCTGGTCTGAATGAGAATTAGACGTGGAAAATTCTCAGCGACAGCCAAGCAGCCACATCCATGCTCAGGCTTGAGGAACGCGGCCTGCTGTTCAGAAGCACCAAACAGCCAGAACTTCTGCTGACCCAACTGGAACCTATGGAGCCCAGCAGCTCTGGAAAATGATGCTTAGGAAGATTTCTCACCAGGCTTTCTCCAGGAGTCCCAATATGCCAGCGAACCCACAAGAACTGAAACTTTAGGAAATGGTTCTAAGCCCTGAATTTTCTGTCCCAGTCTCCCTAGTTCCAGTTCTTGGGTCCACCTCCATTAGCCAAATGGTGCCATTGCTTGAATAAAGTCATTATTCATTACAGACCCCCTTGAAGACCTAATCAGATATCAACCCAACTGGTGCTTGATCTGCAAGGAGGCCGTGTCTCTTTGGGCTCTGCCATGGTGGTTATAACTCAGAGCCCCCTGAGATGTGGCCATGAGGGTTTTGGGTGAACACCCCCCTGaactcccccaccctcctcccgcAGTGGTCAATGAGTTACATCAGTGTTGCCAATGTAATGGTTTTACaatccccaccctgtgcatttgaACACCCAATTGTATTTCAGtccctggggaaaacactgcttTGGGCTGAATCCTGATTCTAAGAGGTGAAAACTCAATGCACAGAGTTTACCTAAAGTTTGTGGACAGGAGACTATGGTTAATTGCTGCTAGTAGGTGTCATTCAGCCATGCCTAGAGCATAGTAGGTACTTAACAACTCAGGTGTGGAGCTTCACAGCCAGCTGACAGTCctttggtatgtctacactgatcCCGAGGgctgcccagggtgggggcaagtggggcaattttccctgggccccgcaggggcccccatgagagatTTTCGGGGCCCctagagcagggtccttcactcgctccgggggccccagaaaactgtcacggggcccgggcccccggagcttcttcccctccgggtctttggcggcaattcggcagcgggggtgggggagtccttccgccccaggaccaACCACCAAAgttccgggtcttcagcagcaattcagcaacGGAGGcctcccgctgccgaagaccccaggcaccctgaatcctctgggcgattCTGCTAATCCCAGGCACTGATTCAGGTTTGAGTCATGCTGCCCcctttctgtccacacacaaatcagctgCGAAGCTAAAAGATTTTCTGTActggacttagaatcatagaagatcagggttggaagggacctcagaaggccatccagtccaaccccctgctcaaagcaggactaatccccagacagatttttaccccagttccctcaaggattgaactcacaatcctgggtttaagcaggctaatgctcaaaccactgagctatccctcccccttgtgTAACTGTTTCTTTGCTATCCCACTCGAGGAAGGATCGCAGGACTGATTCACGTTCCATGTGGATGAAGTACAGTGTTATTTACCTGCATAGCCCAGGGATTCCACGGTTCCTCCACGCTAGCCCACCAGGCCATGACTAGCACTCTAGATACCTCGACCCTTTCTGACCGGACATGGGACTCCAGAGGGAAAATGGGTACACCGCAGACAACTCGAACAAGCAGGGTCTGCCACGGTgggagcactgtgctaatttgtTTCGAAGCTTCTATCTTTCAGCCTCCAGACCAGAACATCAGGAAAGCTGGtgccagctgaagagttataaaaatACCATGCTTATAGTGTCGTGAGAAAGTCTGTGTTCTGTGTGGCATGTTCTATGTTGTCTCATGTTCTGTGTTTTGTGtttcatgttttatgtttgtCTTGTAGCGCTTGTCTCATCACTAGCATTATGTGGTGTCTGGAAGAGGAAAGATACCGTCTTAGGCAAGGAATAGCAACACACCATTCTCACGACCCTCTTTAACTCCAACTAGACCCCTCCCTCTCCTTACCCCTCCGTCTCCTGCCAAATTGTCAGTCACATACCTATCCCCATGGTGGCCACCTCCGTCCAAAAGCCTGGGATAACCACCCCCTTTACCAATTGTTTACCTTCCCACCAAATGTTGTGATTTTCATCTAAATGTTGTACATGAGAAGGACTGTTTGACACTCATTGTTACATCCTCCGGTCAATATTTGCATATGTATTTCTGTTACTGTGGACATGCTACTGTCGCAACCTGATacgcagttatggctctgtatggccaattgtcggtccacggccatcttgtcctgttaaaaggacaaggcagcctccatcttggaccaggttcttgttgcataggaaagggcagagacctaatcctgcccagcaacactaaagtgctgtgtgtactttcctgttttttttctgttgggccatctaaaggtcaggctagtgcagtgtgcagagacctgattctgcccagcaactccataGTATGCATTTTCCCactctttttgggcccggtcgtctggaggtcaggctagttctgcccagcagctccagagtactgtatacagagacctaattctgcctagataccccagtgtgccgtgtgcaaatcctgccggcgtggggggcaacagctcaaagcctggagggagggggaaccagggaccaatcagatgttgacacgagtgagtgagaccctttctataaaactaggtttccccccaaaatctgtgtggagtatccgcgtgtcagctgaaggacctgatcaaccttttggccagggtctcctcccagtATAGCTAGCTCATGTCGTGTCATCTTCGTTGTTgccttggacctgttcctggcacctcatcatgcttctggtgtctgctttgctggtcagctgcgcctggagtgcggtatttgttttctaatttctggcagtttgcttatctagcctcctatttttcccctccctaacccagtaccaagtgtgtac
This window encodes:
- the LOC123348361 gene encoding ribonuclease-like; protein product: MALKGALPALLLPLVLLVTGLALARGESRYEKFLRQHVDASDPSPPDTRRYCNLLMRRRDLATAHKCKHLNTFIHSSADQIEPVCGDGGEPAGGDLRLSEGPFPLTVCELQGGSDPPNCDYSGSSSTSRIVIACVDGEPVHFETQVESQAGEGDEL